One region of Candidatus Binataceae bacterium genomic DNA includes:
- a CDS encoding Kdo hydroxylase family protein — MSAINLAQFDPIRTTEGGIDPFEICERLERGHIVWFADAEFLLAEIDRDILMNLPVSCLDRKNLSFSSQSGTVRGIRGRQHQLAAEEQMRRYSSKAIEFCGRILKPYRDSWRIDLTSFRPLEERARVLPHKQRNDLLHIDAYPKRPMRGARILRFFTNLNPSEDRVWLTGDPFHVLAEQAWFQDVVRATVRTSRAWWRSWLQEGLHRVGIPFPNRSTYDRAMLRIHDRMKNDSGFREKCRAVVRRFAPGSSWAVFTDAVPHAVLEGRFALEQSLVIPPKALLLPEVAPAMVMERLVGAATTE; from the coding sequence ATGTCTGCGATCAACCTGGCGCAGTTCGACCCTATTCGCACCACCGAAGGCGGCATCGATCCGTTTGAAATCTGTGAGCGACTCGAGCGCGGCCACATCGTTTGGTTTGCGGATGCCGAATTTCTCCTTGCGGAAATCGACCGCGACATTCTCATGAACCTTCCCGTCTCGTGCCTCGACAGAAAAAACCTCAGCTTTTCGTCGCAGTCGGGCACGGTGCGCGGCATTCGCGGCAGGCAGCATCAGTTGGCCGCGGAAGAGCAAATGAGGCGCTATAGTTCGAAGGCCATCGAATTCTGCGGCCGGATACTGAAACCTTACCGTGACTCCTGGCGCATCGATCTGACAAGTTTCAGACCCCTCGAAGAGCGCGCAAGAGTGCTTCCTCACAAGCAGCGCAACGACCTGCTTCATATCGATGCCTACCCCAAACGCCCAATGCGTGGGGCGCGGATTTTGCGATTCTTCACGAACCTTAACCCCTCAGAAGACCGGGTCTGGCTGACGGGCGATCCCTTTCACGTCCTGGCCGAGCAGGCTTGGTTTCAGGACGTGGTACGAGCGACGGTGCGAACATCGCGCGCGTGGTGGCGCAGCTGGCTTCAAGAGGGGTTGCATCGCGTTGGGATCCCGTTTCCAAACCGCAGTACCTATGATCGCGCTATGCTCAGGATACACGACCGGATGAAGAACGACTCCGGCTTTAGGGAAAAGTGTCGTGCGGTGGTACGCCGGTTTGCCCCGGGTTCAAGTTGGGCGGTATTCACCGATGCCGTACCGCATGCCGTGCTTGAGGGAAGGTTCGCTCTGGAGCAGTCTTTGGTCATTCCGCCCAAGGCACTTCTCTTACCGGAGGTTGCCCCAGCCATGGTAATGGAGCGCCTTGTCGGCGCAGCGACGACCGAATAG